CGCGGGGAGCGGGAAATTAAGCTGCGCAGATGCCGTGTAAATGAAGCGCCCCCCGATCAGATCTTCCTGACCGGCAATCGGGCGATATTGCTTCTGGCCGTTCACGTAATAAAGCTCATGGGCTGAGCGCGGCCCGGCACCACCTTGCAGGAAGCCACGAAGATTGGCGCCCCCAAGATAGAAGTTGTCGATGATGCTGACATCGCCGCTTTTGCTCCAGTCCCCCATATAGCCCGCACCGGCTTTAAACTGCAGGCCCCAGTCATGCGTGCCGGTCAGGCTATCGAGCGGAACGTAATATTCCCCGTCCGCTTTCGCGCGGGCATATTTGACATTGCCACCAAGCCCCGCGAAATCCCCGGTAGCGCGCAAGACAAAGCCGCGGCGTGGCGTCATGCGATTATCCCGCCGGTCATATGACAGGGTCGTGCTCAACTGGGAAAGCAGAGACCAGCCAATGGACTGCTGAACATAGATTGATGGCACATAGGCGTAATCATTATTCTTCGTCGCATATTTGCTGAGGTAACTGCCGACACTGACATGACGGTCAATCAGGGAGTAGCTCCAGGATTGCGAGAGATAATTATTGAATGCGTAGCCGAACCGGAACGTCATACCGATCTGATCCTGATTATAGGATTGATAGGTCTGGTTCGTGTTCTGAATCCAGAAAATATCTGCGCCCGCAACAATATTGCGCCCGAGGAAATACGGGTCCGTGAAGGAAACGTTCGCCTGCTTCTGCCAATAGGCGATTGAGCCGGACACACCGGCATCCATGCCCGTGCCGAGGAGATTATGCTGCTTGACGGAGCCATTCCCGATCGGCCCGACATCCGTTGCGTACCCGCCACCGAGTGAGAATTCTCCGGTCGGCTTCTCAACCACATTCACGCCGATATTCGATTTATCGGGTGCTGAACCCTGAGATTGATCGACGGAGACTGATTTGAAAAAGCCGAGATCCTGGAGGGAGGCTTTTGAGTATTTCTTATCGAAAGGCGTATAAGGGTCGCCCTCTGCCATGGGCAGTTGGCGCCGGATCACATCATCTTTTGTGACCGTATTGCCGTTAATATCAATCCGCTCAACATAGACTTTCGGACCTTCCATGACTTCGAATAGAAGGTCGACCGTCTTTTTCTCAGGGTTGCGGGCGATATCCGTGCGCACCATCGCGAAGGGATGGCCGCTCGCCTGAAGCTTCTCCTGCATGCTCGTCGCATTTTTACTGATCGCCGTGCCATCATACCATTGATGGGGAAAGAGTTCGAGATACTTCGTGACATCCTCTTTTTTGACGTGCTTGAGGCTTGAGCTGACATCCATCTTACCGATGTGATAGCGCGGCCCTTCATGCACGGTGAACGTGATGATGAAGTTCTTGCGATCAGCAGAGAGTTCCCCCGTCGCATTCTCCAGGCGGAAATCAACATAGCCATTATGGAGGTAGAAGCGCCGCATAAGCTCCGCATCGTACTTCATGCGCTCAGGATTATACTCATCGGAAGAGGAGAAAAAGCGGTACCACTCCGTCTCTTTCGAAGAGATGACGGAAGCAAGACGCGCCTGCGAGAAAGCCTTATTGCCGACGAAAACAACCTTATAAACAAGCGTCTGGCGCGACTCATTGATTTTATAGATGACGTCAACACGATTATGGGAAAGCTTGATGATCTGCGGGATGACGGTCGCCCCGTAACGCGCCTTTGACGCGTATAGATCCAGCAGCTTCTGACGATCGGCGGCGGCGGCCTGCGACGAGAAGACAGCACGCGGGCGCAGGGCGACTTCCTTCTGGAGATCGGCATCCTTGACCGCGCTGTTCCCTTCAAAGGCAATGCGATTGACGATCGGGTTTTCAACGACATTGACGACGAGTTCATTCCCCGCGCGGTTGATCGTCACATCGCTGAAGAGACCTGTCGCGTAAAGCGTCTTCAAGGTGCGGTCAATTTCATCCGCACTGAACCGATCCCCAGGTTGCACAACCATGTAGGACAGGATGGTGCCTGTCTCGATACGGTGATTGCCCTTGACGGTGATGACTTCAACCATATCGGAACGCCCATGGGCGCGCGCGGCACGACTCGCCTCCGCGTCAGAAGAGTCGCGACGGGCGAGCGCATCTTCCGACACGTTGGATAAGATGCAAATCGAAGCCATTAGGACGAGGCGCTTACACGTCAAGATGCACATTCTCCGATTATGACAATCTCTGAGACAAGGTCATCCCAGATAATTGCGTGTTTTGCAATGCGGTCCGCGCCAAAACGGCCTATTTTATGCCCAATATGTCGCAGCTTGTGACGATGCGCCCTGGCGCGGCGTCAGGCACCGCGCAGCCATCGAAAAAGCCCGATATTCAGCAGGTCATTAAATGTCGAGAAGAGGAAGAGCGCTGCGATGAGCGCGAACCCGACATAATACGCCATTTCCTGCAATTTCCGCGGGACGGGTCGCCGCAGGACCGCCTCAAACGCGTAAAAGACCAGCCGCCCGCCATCCAGGATCGGGATGGGGAAAAGATTGATCAGGCCGAGATTGATCGAAAGCACCGCCATGAAATTCAGGAGGCTCGCAACTCCCAGATGCGCCACCTCACCGGAAAGCTGCGCGATGCGGATGGCACCCCCGAGCTCCCGCGAGCTTCGTTGCCCTGTCAGCATCTGGCCGACGCCCTGCAGAGTCTGCACAGTAACATCCCAGACCTGCTGCGCACCCGTGACGACGGCATCTTTCAGGCTGAGCGGCGCGCCAGGCTGGAGCTTGAAACTCACCCCCATCATCCCTGCATGGGCGGTATCCTTCGCTGCCGGGTCCCGTCCGATCGTGATGGGAAGGGTCAGGATTTGTCCTTCCCGGCGGACCTGCAAGGTCGTCACCTCACCCGCCCGCTTGGAAGCTTCGGCGCGGACATCGCCCACATTCAGCATTTTGAGGCCGCCAATGGCCGTGATGACATCGCCCGTCTTCACCCCTGCCCGTGACGCGGCGCTGTCCGGCAGGATCTGCGCGATGCGGTCACTCAGCTTTGGCTGACCGAAAAAGCTGAATAAAGCGACGTAAAGGATGAAAGCGAGGAGGAAATTGAAGAGCGGCCCCATGACAATGACGAGTGCGCGGGAGCCAACTCCCTTCTCATGAAAGGTTCTACCCTTTTCCCAAGCGGCCTGTTGCGCTGGTGTGGCATCCTCAGGCCCTTCAAAGCCATGCGGTTTGACATAGCCCCCCAAAGGGATGGCGCTGATGCACCAGGCCGTGCCGGTCCGGTCATGCCACGTCCAAAGCTTGGGCCCGAACCCGATTGAGAACGTATCCACTTTAATACCGCGCCATTTAGCGGCGAGGTAATGACCTAATTCATGAATAAAAACCAGGACATCGAGAACAAAGGCAAAGGCAATAAGAATGTGCATCACAGTGTCGATCTCACTTGAGGTAGTTAAATATGAGGAGAAACATCGGCGCGTCGGGTCACGGGCCGATCCCGCTTTGAGATGCAGCTTTGGGCGCGCTTGCGGGCCTCCGCGTCCCAGTGAAGCACTGCATCCAGGCTTTCAATGGCTGGTGCGCCAAGTTTTTCAAGCGTGTATTCAATGACTTCCGCAATATCGAGAAAGCCGATCCGACGCTGAAGGAAGCTCTCCACCGCCACCTCATTCGCGGCTGAGTAAATTGTCGGCGCACCATGACCGGCGCGAAGGGCCTGCCGGGCGAGACGGAGCGCCTTGAAACGCGTTTCATCCGGTTTTTCAAAACTCAGCGTCGCCAGCTCAGCAAGGTCAAGACGCGGGGCTTTCGTCGCGAGGCGTTGATGGCCGCCCAGCGTGTGCGCGATTGGCACGCGCATATCATTGGCGCCAACATGCGCGATCAGGCTGCCATCCCGATATTGCACGAGTCCATGCACTGCGGATTGCGGGTGCACGAGCACATCGATCCGCGCATCCTCAAGCTGGAAAAGCC
This genomic stretch from Candidatus Kirkpatrickella diaphorinae harbors:
- the rseP gene encoding RIP metalloprotease RseP, giving the protein MHILIAFAFVLDVLVFIHELGHYLAAKWRGIKVDTFSIGFGPKLWTWHDRTGTAWCISAIPLGGYVKPHGFEGPEDATPAQQAAWEKGRTFHEKGVGSRALVIVMGPLFNFLLAFILYVALFSFFGQPKLSDRIAQILPDSAASRAGVKTGDVITAIGGLKMLNVGDVRAEASKRAGEVTTLQVRREGQILTLPITIGRDPAAKDTAHAGMMGVSFKLQPGAPLSLKDAVVTGAQQVWDVTVQTLQGVGQMLTGQRSSRELGGAIRIAQLSGEVAHLGVASLLNFMAVLSINLGLINLFPIPILDGGRLVFYAFEAVLRRPVPRKLQEMAYYVGFALIAALFLFSTFNDLLNIGLFRWLRGA
- the bamA gene encoding outer membrane protein assembly factor BamA, with protein sequence MASICILSNVSEDALARRDSSDAEASRAARAHGRSDMVEVITVKGNHRIETGTILSYMVVQPGDRFSADEIDRTLKTLYATGLFSDVTINRAGNELVVNVVENPIVNRIAFEGNSAVKDADLQKEVALRPRAVFSSQAAAADRQKLLDLYASKARYGATVIPQIIKLSHNRVDVIYKINESRQTLVYKVVFVGNKAFSQARLASVISSKETEWYRFFSSSDEYNPERMKYDAELMRRFYLHNGYVDFRLENATGELSADRKNFIITFTVHEGPRYHIGKMDVSSSLKHVKKEDVTKYLELFPHQWYDGTAISKNATSMQEKLQASGHPFAMVRTDIARNPEKKTVDLLFEVMEGPKVYVERIDINGNTVTKDDVIRRQLPMAEGDPYTPFDKKYSKASLQDLGFFKSVSVDQSQGSAPDKSNIGVNVVEKPTGEFSLGGGYATDVGPIGNGSVKQHNLLGTGMDAGVSGSIAYWQKQANVSFTDPYFLGRNIVAGADIFWIQNTNQTYQSYNQDQIGMTFRFGYAFNNYLSQSWSYSLIDRHVSVGSYLSKYATKNNDYAYVPSIYVQQSIGWSLLSQLSTTLSYDRRDNRMTPRRGFVLRATGDFAGLGGNVKYARAKADGEYYVPLDSLTGTHDWGLQFKAGAGYMGDWSKSGDVSIIDNFYLGGANLRGFLQGGAGPRSAHELYYVNGQKQYRPIAGQEDLIGGRFIYTASAQLNFPLPAGDAIGISGRYFIDAGSLSGLRLRQRHTNPSDSNYTPISGNSMTPRVSTGFGITWKSPFGMVNIDAAVPIRKSRNDRLYPLRFGFGQQF